The Leishmania mexicana MHOM/GT/2001/U1103 complete genome, chromosome 26 genome includes a window with the following:
- a CDS encoding putative protein kinase, with amino-acid sequence MLAHPILASEDDEEYVIRVIFCLPALLDAYFDAVETICAEPSPPPESKTRADILHLTIQQRLLVLGRVPPSTFRHFDEVSGTETEDKELPKLIDQLRHVFLENKVDIGPQALLWRKQSLSLARECSDHMNRCRVRFSLSRKVRRELVAFGSAPYAFSMISFGLIVIFACSALVVIPAVQAPLASGLAVGCVACVLLVVSASLVSFNCFTAVRSLHILYSQLFHEYLIAGGSPSDILLGSLLEPSFKQRGKDGPRDSGAKRVEMGRETKTGYYSIPYGGENRIGYIEGKQLNAQVVMIAFDSNYQITWWNNAAEVMTGFLQDGCIGKPLNELVQCFNGEDVCSLIKHTRRGNLLKIKLRSLTAAPTTLSTVVAPILNCDSKPIGNVLICANSLDNLREYRIYMHNYQVSETIGALSFLSERSSLSHEDSTLVNSLRRFVKNGLANHVETLAREMESDWDWTSVEQLLGRALGQRIGLHEVIVDPLFPPTLCVNPDVAKTFGSVVGLANGRCTVTLQMLNLTGNVFSLAVTVLLGPKCRPWDQAQLEQQLEQLLRSTAGSVYLLEERVVLHFPCQVAPILDDGDEGNANPNSDQALQITQARAIINCTVNVVTAITNMVDQHNLSLILLKTMFVSLASVRERSDLEKRLSARPCDVDVIICDSEWLSSSRDLLMNNDHGAMVIPLIDAQMPVPANVQHAIHMPLVRRDVQQLILEVGKAVSMKKNAISAREERERILTLRQDSPWTRGKLLGRGSYGAVYEATSDLTGGKMAVKMFYFSQNVESSISTLLNEISIMCSLNHPNIVHYFHCERKENNVSLFMELCEASLTDIIVGRRQKPAHLSVVQIIRQVLTAIAYLHSRGIAHRDVKPQNILLKGETVKLTDFGTAIQGSAGKEVRGTFRYMAPEVYKGDPHSLSCDIWSIGCLVCELFACPTPFMANASLLGEMTSTVDYLTMVPQNAVLIDFLEKCFQLDPERRWGAGDLLMHPLVSGNAAASSLVKLETIFDAKHSNPLDPSGQSVFSLRSA; translated from the coding sequence ATGCTAGCGCATCCTATCCTCGCCTccgaggatgacgaggagtATGTAATTCGTGTTATCTTCTGCCTGCCAGCCCTCCTCGATGCATATTTCGACGCGGTCGAGACGATTTGTGCGGAGCCGTCCCCGCCGCCAGAGTCCAAAACTCGCGCAGATATTCTGCACCTCACGATTCAGCAGCGCTTGCTTGTCCTGGGACGCGTGCCTCCCAGCACATTTCGACATTTCGACGAAGTCTCCGGGACGGAGACGGAGGACAAGGAGCTTCCTAAACTCATTGATCAGCTGCGTCATGTCTTCCTCGAGAACAAGGTGGACATTGGCCCACAGGCACTCTTGTGGCGCAAGCAGTCTCTGTCCCTGGCGAGGGAGTGCTCAGATCATATGAATCGCTGCCGCGTTCGCTTTTCCTTGAGCAGGAAGGTGCGGCGCGAGCTGGTCGCGTTCGGTTCGGCCCCGTACGCATTCAGCATGATTTCCTTCGGTCTCATAGTCATCTTTGCTTGCAGTGCTCTAGTCGTCATACCAGCCGTGCAGGCTCCACTAGCGAGTGGGCTGGCCGTCGGCTGTGTCGCTTGCGTGCTTCTTGTCGTCTCTGCATCCCTCGTCTCCTTCAACTGCTTTACTGCGGTGCGCTCCTTGCACATATTGTACTCGCAGCTATTCCACGAGTACTTGATCGCCGGCGGGTCACCGTCTGATATCTTGCTGGGTTCTTTGCTAGAGCCGTCCTTCAAACAACGGGGAAAGGACGGGCCGCGGGACAGTGGGGCGAAGCGGGTAGAGATGGGTCGTGAGACCAAGACGGGCTACTACAGCATCCCTTACGGCGGCGAGAACAGAATTGGGTACATCGAGGGCAAGCAGCTGAATGCACAGGTGGTGATGATCGCCTTCGATAGCAACTACCAGATTACGTGGTGGAATAACGCAGCGGAGGTGATGACGGGGTTCTTGCAAGACGGGTGCATTGGCAAGCCGCTGAACGAGCTTGTCCAGTGCTTCAACGGCGAGGATGTGTGCTCCCTTATCAAGCACACGCGTCGCGGAAATCTGCTTAAGATCAAGCTCCGCTCCCTCACCGCAGCCCCAACAACGCTCAGCACCGTGGTGGCACCAATTCTGAACTGCGACAGCAAGCCCATCGGTAATGTGCTGATCTGCGCTAACTCGCTCGACAACTTGAGAGAGTACCGCATTTATATGCACAACTATCAAGTGAGCGAAACAATCGGTGCTTTGTCCTTCTTATCGGAGCGCTCATCTCTGTCGCACGAAGATTCCACTCTCGTCAACTCCCTGAGACGCTTTGTGAAGAACGGTCTGGCAAACCATGTGGAGACCCTCGCGCGGGAGATGGAGTCTGACTGGGACTGGACGagcgtggagcagctgctgggtCGCGCCTTGGGTCAGCGGATCGGGCTGCATGAGGTGATTGTGGACCCGCTCTTCCCGCCCACGCTATGCGTCAACCCAGACGTGGCCAAGACATTTGGGTCCGTTGTCGGGCTAGCCAATGGCCGCTGCACGGTCACACTACAGATGCTGAACTTGACAGGCAACGTCTTTTCGCTGGCTGTGACCGTGCTGCTGGGCCCCAAGTGCCGGCCGTGGGAtcaggcgcagctggagcagcagctggagcagctgttACGCAGCACGGCAGGAAGCGTGTACCTTCTCGAGGAGCGCGTGGTGCTGCATTTTCCATGTCAAGTGGCACCGATTttggacgacggcgacgaggggAATGCCAACCCTAACTCCGACCAGGCGCTGCAGATCACGCAGGCCAGGGCCATCATCAACTGCACGGTGAACGTGGTGACCGCCATCACGAACATGGTGGATCAGCACAACTTGTCCCTTATCTTGCTCAAGACCATGTTTGTCTCTCTCGCCAGCGTGCGCGAGCGCAGCGACCTCGAGAAGCGCTTGTCTGCTCGCCCGTGTGATGTAGATGTAATTATTTGCGACAGCGAGTGGCTCAGCTCGTCCCGTGATCTTCTCATGAACAACGACCACGGCGCCATGGTGATCCCGCTGATCGATGCACAGATGCCAGTTCCAGCCAATGTGCAGCATGCGATTCACATGCCGCTTGTGCGACGggacgtgcagcagctcatcttGGAGGTTGGCAAGGCGGTGTCCATGAAGAAGAACGCCATCTCCGCCCGCGAGGAGCGTGAGCGAATCCTCACGCTGCGCCAGGACTCCCCATGGACGCGTGGCAAGCTGCTCGGGCGTGGGTCGTACGGTGCCGTGTACGAGGCGACTAGCGATCTCACCGGCGGCAAGATGGCGGTGAAGATGTTCTACTTCTCGCAGAACGTCGAGTCGTCGATTAGCACGTTGCTGAACGAGATCTCTATCATGTGCAGTCTGAACCACCCCAACATTGTGCACTACTTCCACTGCGAGCGCAAGGAGAACAACGTAAGCTTGTTCATGGAGCTGTGCGAGGCCTCTCTAACAGACATCATTGTAGGACGGCGGCAAAAGCCGGCTCACCTGTCCGTCGTGCAGATCATTCGGCAAGTCCTGACTGCCATTGCTTACTTGCATAGTCGAGGCATCGCCCATCGAGATGTCAAACCCCAGAACATTCTTCTAAAGGGCGAGACGGTGAAGTTGACCGATTTTGGTACTGCAATTCAGGGGAGTGCGGGCAAAGAGGTGCGGGGCACATTCCGGTACATGGCCCCGGAGGTCTACAAGGGTGACCCCCACTCACTGAGCTGCGACATATGGTCTATCGGCTGCCTTGTGTGCGAGCTGTTTGCGTGCCCGACCCCCTTCATGGCGaatgcatcgctgctgggTGAGATGACATCCACCGTGGACTACCTGACGATGGTGCCGCAAAACGCGGTCTTGATCGACTTTTTGGAGAAGTGCTTCCAACTTGATCCTGAGCGGCGCTGGGGAGCTGGTGATCTTCTCATGCATCCTCTGGTTTCCGGCAATGCCGCAGCATCATCTTTGGTGAAGCTGGAGACGATTTTTGACGCGAAGCATAGCAATCCTCTAGACCCGTCCGGCCAATCCGTGTTTTCCTTACGGTCTGCATAA